One genomic segment of Linepithema humile isolate Giens D197 chromosome 5, Lhum_UNIL_v1.0, whole genome shotgun sequence includes these proteins:
- the LOC105676127 gene encoding KICSTOR complex protein SZT2-like isoform X1: protein MASVKNDDKTVLEAETIFLLMKKGFPISRNVRAQWLLEHLDSVISVQCPGVKSKEIPELEIVSVLPKEQPVTWSIDTSHQFLYKIVSTTSIIFLAHKYRMVFSLDLSPSLATVDVQNEQIVLDEVCLATKRCLEGITKPFVVPGSKRVMQPEIYITVIAHTPFFTSPAQQVLVQGWLVTADNVNSLTQYIEKQLYLLEERVATVTAIANQQLENLRAESERLVGRLFEESSTCLNKNNCNISIVSPEASFVNMLRYGMLALTLLPEHSCAHMIIVTDGIVGIKNAQTLDSIIQQLRATTVACSFLRVGSAYDPHCADGLVPYQDLLYFIAAATLGSYMTFNSHVVPAHGTDMNFYHKHFICWQLYRNIFEDDIWNRHSCWRTENNCFHGHKTGQLLRKKQIDDKVTCTLSSLLCCRLREGYLIKRASVRDDVLEINFVLLWKTNVFLEYLVTCPWSSKSLSLSNVIQYAIIIEAPYEFLHDITCLSKKPLNSHYRQAVISRFWTALTALTESDNMLLHFSWFPGSGWTWYSVPDTIRSGMPVFYLSSYPSPSTVQLSDAACPQFGQIWQPVVSLDPLQWARWMHTQRITLILAYDRPLPRHLHQANQSGRFQCIQSRQAAAVLYAMLKNWATFVLVENHTYVQFIYRETEKPPVSFSLIRINCKALCVVLNIAFAGGTEGVVRHNVVVDLVDRLSKLTLPNRPTEQRETPCCTIIHKPLERILVRYERIPSNLSMIVFPDGTQPTCTRTALGLSGSGLTITLSRYLYHNRWLWHVKRPFVQTIPGITLPRLNITAIARILSTITKIRLGEGFNFAYSTAGITNMVLEVQMQDFENNENSYPCIIQYVLFPPHIVPNATLERESGTEDDTEEGVTEAEVWTEDSEGYSDFQIVTEIWVEPQCGYVQMPMQSTAMYLHPLQYHQLPDAITRIDEECINALLTLEYLSLLSQVTPAEKNTDIEFGQAHQGVRYGVMGASTDRISECPNPIEPFESTAIIDERIHPMYFSFDTLSILPKCQQAELLFSMFADDSIRIDEDRDSANRILIGNFLEHMKQLHNKELLLTSAESQRFTRMLLSRPRENAPPLPFSVQGEKRYRDNTSDIYPRWKCFVKGISTTHVIITILPATEKDVRLITYAGDNCTSNHSEKNCESDIFDLDMNEKISSPTVSYVKDTNISDFPTPESKIPTHSATGNGSASKTNVEHNFDNIDNEAGLVIPVYVYDCSLALLMDALVGQFQTPQNKDIYQDHTFKIGEQVSEDFINLKSETNTKPSSPEPKSEDSDNISNDQPSLTEHCKLLSLAHCHCYVVAVYKSLALQESLSYEDMEAAVAQCEENLIEINITNYLRSVCRHLSTLSESSLLDELKVSACNDVKPLHSLIKDKFKRIMAVAFKPVPAHPEFYYCLPSWTTEKIKMVSQRTDSDDDDDDDSDDFTCQSEMPAPKTDNSSNQVSQAVNITWPATNLHNKGKLSQSNSKDSLISDFEEESTWDMKDQPLFLHLSCSIHFRSELCSIPVKLMPTCFTEIIQRINDGKERNLAELSVNDLKVTLDIICLNLPREVLQVSLERYPELRTTSYCSASPIDSMPSDSSPEANAKAESVQGKMPHLSQHHAVTSLKDEIEWLLRDETATALLDHPSPNVDTLRFIAQHVSNSAGKSSCLMDKVPLHFVFSSESSAPKFLKELKNLEINEYCVCQEADLFYFVKKPEMITSDAEADALHIDLEKLQLKEDEIIENVEQEEISTTAIQINGQDSGDAPGYYSEISSLAEGKHGTDDGYEGDSSNSDDDYQWLVELDKRRNRLPNFWLILSVESNHVNVYFHCRFLELSSPEVDCYLQIQKLLLVQIKAICRRVNQYLLLQNLHDTRICDSLLEPESTEDYNTWRGESVESGNLFQNHTSSTFNFTPGMFRCPVIWEEPFNLHPRLKTGPGRSGLSRGIKALHGVLNRLSVNNRNNMFVYQENNENVFYLRLHEQTNDGKPLQNKLSESDEKLVVSRSNSIASLSQAKSISLTNDHATLNDTRPRVRSFGEKESDILNRTGDSIILMVHGISEAGPEVKRDLVQVLQNRLDDAVLEVLSVMLARNPMCKLTPADVHFIQKPYKSPECIVQLSVQPHCLPYIDALGYYLRQNILQFLYTPKYTDLGNHFQDYSPLDGTRKRVSESDIFLYNQSHSSGSKGIACIALAITDGKCESAASTAANHPKHESNFSKLLKVENFERIVSTTVHDYKSDSKSSAETLIEFRIWKQGRVNQESLIQKLSSAVKHGTWDLITEYNLLATPLTEPETINPSVVAATTEEKKEIAAKMSQSQKVADNVSVNQFELDEEGKLNEVYHTTLARWFHFALEMYVPAVKKHEVTIHHRHAIPVIVRELQNIIRCQDADTSSRVFVLQDRQPFLNQFIVRKVGSKSAQNNNRLMTEDTNPEGANSPVYVPHEFNKDEQTTYIKCILIARNFHQWKASLSKEIDPELLAPKDQKQLQKFNPLISDSNFVPRQRVLLAEILSDNITIYMYNWSKEKSEKLIKQATNLGTWLSSRSSLFTNIIMQKLGIFHHKLTRETQQREHGSQYYQIADMENLAKFPSQSTADSKDWTRSSNRGQSMKSNAFSWSQMIGQAMRDAKPNTAHTHNTTDAIVKAAYDLQDLRHREKKVKEDLEKLYAMWQSRTPNIPISLSAFNTFKQHSRLIHFCHTPLLFLPAWRLQSAATRDHSLTPQSSHLGSNVHQVTQSKQEATNAIMIKWHQELCKSMLSEYKQYLQILGFNPIQVESPSKTDEDVQQQSYYLKKSMLGGILLFEIHLTQPFFIVKLHIIECNRLQTKTSSGMVNQFVLSFVDVCDKIQINMHLHSFTYDFHLRCIYSYIAGTGLWSLQQGYHLTHFMDDFIKYYSKAPNYARNLIYSDVITIRNIAIPARTLFSYLLSHEKVYNMRVFVMSDEFEELHDNEYVLIKLQSTPSISYFDAQDTRYIDDFDVALIVSRIEQSAQTDRTEISFKYYLMLTSKRELYPKREVENNKLGKFRTVYSVKSTTSSYTESPVESCPVSPIPPFVRVNSRTEMSSGDQQKKNLDTNGATKDVDVKTASHTHSSLAPTPPPVPNSPLTQNSNIPNIPNTPNTSSSSSPHLMQIRQESVNYLGYYSSHEQLMQQMIMSQAQAARQHITTMVERGALQCRTHLLWDKLLENKSSMTYTEFKELCSLAHVEPLPNLDPRLNLFVNQPVSWYQALSKVLQNKYQEHHKQFITSDGNITHHLILHPTLLQAFMMLTIDLHTSRGDLCAVYRKSTEINMPINMDDIYTLVEGFVNACCFHLWMGLCSQ, encoded by the exons ATGGCGAGTGTAAAAAATGAc GATAAAACCGTTTTAGAGGCCGAaactatctttttattaatgaaaaagggCTTTCCTATCTCTCGCAATGTAAGGGCTCAATGGCTGCTAGAGCATTTGGACTCTGTGATAAGCGTACAATGTCCAGGTGTAAAGAGTAAAGAGATACCAGAATTAGAAATTGTATCGGTGCTACCGAAAGAGCAGCCTGTCACTTGGTCTATAGATACTAGCCAccaatttctttataaaatagtttcaaccacttcaattatatttctagCACACAAGTATAGAATGGTTTTTAGCTTAGATTTAAGCCCATCGCTTGCCACTGTT GATGTACAAAATGAACAGATTGTTCTTGATGAGGTATGCCTAGCGACCAAGCGATGTCTTGAAGGCATAACAAAACCA TTTGTGGTACCAGGCAGCAAGCGTGTGATGCAACCTGAAATTTACATAACTGTGATAGCTCATACACCATTCTTTACAAGCCCGGCACAACAAGTACTGGTACAAGGATGGTTGGTTACTGCGGATAATGTGAACTCTCTCACGCAATACATAGAGAAGCAGCTGTACCTATTGGAAGAGAGAGTGGCAACTGTTACCGCTATAGCTAATCAGCAGTTGGAAAATTTAAGAGCAGAGAGTGAACGTTTGGTAGGCAGGCTTTTTGAGGAAAGTAGCACgtgcttaaataaaaataattgtaatatctcTATAGTTTCACCAGAAGCCAGTTTTGTAAATATGCTGAGATATGGAATGCTGGCTTTAACACTCTTACCTGAGCACAGTTGTGCAC atatgaTAATAGTCACGGACGGTATCGTTGGAATTAAGAATGCTCAGACGTTAGATTCCATTATACAACAACTACGTGCAACGACGGTAGCGTGTAGTTTTTTACGCGTAGGCAGCGCCTACGATCCGCATTGCGCGGATGGTTTAGTGCCATATCAAgatctattatattttatcgctGCGGCTACGCTCGGCAGTTATATGACGTTCAATTCCCATGTT GTACCTGCGCACGGAACAGACatgaatttttatcacaaGCATTTTATATGCTGGCAACTCTATCGGAATATATTCGAGGACGATATATGGAATCGTCATTCTTGTTGGCGAACCGAAAATAATTGCTTTCATGGGCATAAAACTGGTCAGCTCTTGAGGAAAAAGCAAATTGATGATAAAGTTACCTGTACCTTGAGTAGTTTGTTGTGTTGTCGTCTGAGGGAAGGATATCTGATAAAAAGAGCCAGCGTGCGAGACGACGTTctcgaaataaatttcgtGCTGCTATGGAAAACCAATGTCTTCTTGGAATATTTAGTCACGTGTCCATGGTCTTCAAAATCATTGTCTCTGTCCAATGTGATACAATACGCCATTATCATAGAAG cGCCGTATGAATTTTTGCACGACATTACATGCCTGTCGAAAAAGCCATTGAACTCGCATTATCGTCAAGCTGTCATCTCACGTTTTTGGACTGCGCTAACAGCATTGACAGAAAGCGACAACATGTTGTTGCACTTTAGCTGGTTTCCGGGATCCGGATGGACTTGGTACAGCGTACCAGACACGATAAGAAGCGGAATGCCAGTGTTTTACCTATCGTCTTATCCATCACCAAGTACAGTACAACTTAg TGACGCTGCTTGCCCACAGTTTGGACAAATATGGCAACCAGTCGTTTCTCTGGATCCACTTCAATGGGCGCGCTGGATGCACACTCAGAGAATTACGTTGATTCTAGCTTACGATAGACCATTGCCGAGACATCTTCACCAAGCGAATCAGAGCGGTCGCTTCCAATGCATTCAGAGTCGGCAAGCGGCGGCGGTATTATACGCTATGCTGAAGAATTGGGCGACCTTTGTGCTAGTCGAAAATCACACGTATGTCCAGTTCATATACAGAGAAACGGAGAAGCCGCCCGTGTCGTTTTCATTGATCCGCATTAATTGCAAAGCACTTTGCGTCGTGCTCAATATAGCGTTCGCCGGCGGCACGGAGGGTGTCGTCCGTCACAATGTAGTTGTGGATCTCGTGGACAGGCTGTCCAAGCTGACATTGCCCAACAGGCCGACGGAGCAACGTGAAACTCCATGTTGTACGATAATACACAAGCCACTTGAGAGAATTCTCGTCAGATACGAGCGTATACCGAGCAATCTGAGCATGATAGTGTTTCCCGACGGAACTCAGCCAACTTGCACGAGAACTGCACTGGGACTATCGGGAAGTGGTCTGACAATTACTTTGTCCAGATATTTGTATCACAATCGATGGCTGTGGCACGTAAAACGACCGTTCGTTCAAACCATCCCGGGAATTACTTTGCCAAGACTGAATATCACCGCGATTGCAAGAATACTCTCTACAATTACAAA aatacGTTTAGGGGAGGGCTTCAACTTTGCGTATTCCACTGCGGGCATCACCAACATGGTGTTGGAAGTGCAGATGCAGGACTTTGAGAACAACGAAAATTCCTACCCGTGTATCATTCAGTACGTTCTATTCCCGCCGCATATTGTGCCGAATGCAACATTAGAACGCGAGAGCGGTACTGAAGATGACACGGAAGAAG GTGTCACCGAGGCTGAAGTGTGGACCGAGGATTCCGAAGGTTACAGCGATTTTCAGATTGTCACGGAGATTTGGGTTGAACCTCAATGTGGATATGTACAAATGCCTATGCAATCGACTGCCATGTATTTGCATCCTCTGCAGTATCATCAATTACCAGATGCG ATTACCCGAATAGATGAGGAATGCATTAATGCTCTATTGACCTTGGAATACTTGAGCCTGTTGAGCCAGGTAACGCCAGCGGAAAAAAATACCGACATCGAGTTTGGGCAAGCGCATCAAGGAGTGAGATATGGCGTTATGGGCGCCTCCACAGACCGCATCTCCGAATGTCCAAATCCAATCGAACCCTTCGAATCGACGGCGATAATCGACGAGAGGATACATCCGATGTACTTCTCGTTCGACACTCTGAGCATTTTACCAAAATGTCAGCAGGCGGAACTCTTGTTCTCCATGTTCGCCGACG ATTCTATCCGTATCGACGAGGATAGAGATAGCGCAAATAGAATTCTCATAGGAAACTTCTTGGAGCATATGAAACAGTTGCACAATAAAGAGCTGTTGCTTACGTCGGCGGAGTCGCAGAGATTCACGAGGATGCTTCTCAGCAGACCGCGCGAAAATGCTCCTCCATTACCTTTCTCTGTGCAAGGAG agaaaagATATCGAGATAATACCTCGGATATTTATCCGAGATGGAAGTGTTTTGTTAAGGGTATTAGTACAACACATGTTATCATCACGATACTGCCGGCAACCGAAAAAGATGTCCGTTTGATAACATACGCAGGCGACAATTGCACGAGCAATCATTCCGAGAAGAATTGCGAATCCGATATTTTCGACCTCGATATGAACGAAAAGATATCGTCTCCAACGGTCTCATATGTAAAGGATACAAATATATCCGATTTCCCGACACCGGAGTCGAAAATTCCGACTCATTCCGCTACCGGGAACGGAAGCGCGTCGAAAACAAACGTAgaacataattttgataatatcgaTAATGAGGCAGGTCTTGTTATACCTGTATACGTATATGATTGTTCGCTAGCATTATTAATGGACGCACTCGTCGGCCAGTTTCAAACACCTCAGAATAAAGACATCTATCAGGATCATACCTTTAAAATTGGAGAGCAAGTTTCcgaagattttattaatctgaaatCAGAGACTAACACAAAGCCCTCATCTCCCGAGCCGAAGAGCGAAGATTCTGACAATATCTCTAATg ATCAACCAAGTTTAACGGAGCATTGTAAATTATTGAGCTTGGCACATTGCCATTGTTACGTGGTTGCGGTTTACAAGTCATTAGCGCTGCAAGAGTCGTTAAGCTACGAAGATATGGAAGCTGCTGTGGCACAATGCGAAGAAAACTTGATCGAGATCAATATTACCAACTATCTGCGATCGGTCTGCAGACATTTGAGCACGTTGTCGGAAAGCAGTCTGCTCGACGAATTGAAAGTTTCTGCGTGCAATGACGTGAAACCGTTGCACAGTTTGATTAAggataaatttaaaaggatCATGGCGGTTGCGTTTAAACCTGTGCCCGCTCATCCAGAATTTTATTACTGCTTACCGTCGTGGACGACGGAAAAAATC AAAATGGTGTCGCAAAGGACAGACAGtgatgatgacgatgacgacgattCGGATGATTTCACGTGTCAGTCCGAAATGCCGGCTCCGAAGACGGATAATTCTTCCAATCAAG TAAGTCAAGCTGTCAATATCACATGGCCGGCCACAAATCTTCATAACAAGGGGAAACTTTCCCAGAGCAACTCGAAAGATTCGCTTATAAGCGACTTCGAAGAGGAAAGCACGTGGGATATGAAGGATCAGCCGCTCTTCTTACACCTAAGCTGCTCGATTCACTTCCGCTCGGAGCTCTGTAGTATACCGGTTAAACTGATGCCTACCTGCTTCACCGAGATTATTCAACGAATAAATGACGGCAAGGAGAGAAATCTCGCCGAGCTGAGCGTGAACGATCTCAAGGTCACTCTGGATATCATTTGTTTGAACCTTCCGAGAGAAGTGTTGCAAGTGTCGTTGGAACGTTACCCTGAATTGAGAACAACGTCGTACTGTAGCGCTTCGCCGATCGATAGCATGCCGAGTGACAGCAGTCCGGAGGCAAATGCGAAGGCTGAATCGGTGCAGGGAAAGATGCCGCATCTGTCGCAGCATCACGCGGTAACCAGCCTGAAAGATGAGATCGAGTGGCTGCTGCGGGACGAAACTGCGACGGCACTTTTGGATCATCCTTCACCGAATGTGGACACGTTGAGATTCATAGCGCAGCACGTGTCGAATTCCGCGGGGAAATCCAGCTGCTTGATGGATAAAGTGCCTTTACATTTTGTCTTTTCGTCGGAGAGCAGCGCGCCCAAATTTCTGAAGGAATTGAAAAATCTCGAGATTAATGAATACTGCGTTTGCCAAGAGGctgatttattttactttgtcaAAAAACCGGAAATGATAACATCTGACGCAGAAGCAGACGCATTACATATAGACTTAgagaaattgcaattaaaagaag atgaaattattgaaaatgtgGAACAAGAAGAAATATCAACTACAGCAATTCAAATAAACGGGCAAGACTCTGGAGACGCGCCAGGTTATTATTCCGAGATTTCAAGTTTAGCCGAAGGGAAACACGGAACGGATGACGGATATGAAGGTGATAGCAGCAATTCCGACGACGATTACCAGTGGTTGGTGGAACTTGATAAACGCAGAAATCGCTTGCCCAATTTCTGGTTAATTCTGAGTGTCGAGAGTAATCACGTTAATGTTTACTTTCACTGCAG atttttagaACTTTCTTCACCAGAAGTGGACTGCtatttacaaatacaaaaattgctCCTCGTCCAAATCAAGGCTATATGTCGCCGAGTGAATCAGTATTTGCTTTTACAAAATCTCCACGATACTCGTATATGCGATTCGCTATTGGAGCCAGAATCGACTGAGGATTATAATACCTGGAGGGGAGAGAGCGTCGAATCTGGAAATCTCTTCCAGAATCACACTTCTTCAACCTTCAACTTTACACCAGGCATGTTTAGATGCCCTGTAATTTGGGAGGAACCATTTAATCTGCACCCTCGTTTGAAAACCGGGCCCGGAAGATCCGGATTATCGAGAGGGATCAAAGCGTTGCACGGCGTACTTAACAGACTGTCCGTTAACAATCGAAACAACATGTTTGTGTATCAAGAAAATAAcgagaatgtattttatttgcgGCTGCACGAGCAAACGAACGACGGGAAGCCTCTGCAGAATAAATTGTCCGAGAGCGACGAGAAATTGGTCGTCTCGCGCAGCAACAGCATCGCGTCTTTGTCGCAGGCTAAGAGCATCAGTTTAACGAATGATCACGCAACACTGAACGACACTCGACCTCGGGTTCGTTCGTTCGGCGAGAAGGAGTCCGATATCTTGAACAGGACCGGCGATTCGATCATTCTTATGGTGCACGGAATATCGGAAGCCGGTCCGGAAGTCAAACGGGACTTGGTGCAAGTCTTGCAAAATCGTCTCGATGACGCGGTGCTGGAAGTGCTGTCCGTGATGCTGGCGCGTAATCCGATGTGCAAGCTGACGCCGGCGGACGTGCACTTTATACAAAAACCGTACAAGTCTCCCGAGTGTATAGTGCAGTTATCGGTGCAGCCGCACTGCTTGCCGTATATAGATGCTTTAGGATATTATTTGAGGCAAAATATATTGCAGTTTCTGTACACGCCGAAGTACACGGATCTTGGCAACCACTTTCAAGACTACTCCCCGTTGGACGGCACCAGAAAGAGAGTGTCCGAGTCCGACATCTTTTTGTATAATCAAAGCCACTCGAGTGGCAGTAAAGGTATAGCTTGTATCGCATTAGCCATTACCGACGGCAAATGCGAGTCCGCAGCGTCGACGGCGGCGAATCATCCAAAGCACGAGTCGAACTTCTCGAAATTATTGAAGGTCGAGAATTTTGAAAGGATCGTGTCGACCACCGTTCACGACTATAAAAGCGATTCCAAATCGAGTGCGGAAACGCTGATTGAATTTCGAATCTGGAAGCAAGGCAGGGTGAATCAGGAGTCCTTGATTCAGAAATTGTCGTCCGCTGTGAAACACGGCACTTGGGACTTGATTACAGAGTACAATCTTCTGGCGACACCTTTAACGGAGCCAGAAACCATCAATCCCTCAGTTGTTGCAGCAACCAcagaggaaaagaaagaaatagcgGCGAAGATGTCGCAATCGCAGAAAGTTGCTGACAACGTGTCAGTTAATCAGTTCGAGCTCGACGAGGAAGGAAAGCTGAATGAGGTTTATCACACCACGCTAGCACGATGGTTTCATTTTGCACTGGAAATGTATGTTCCTGCTGTCAAGAAGCACGAAGTGACTATTCATCACAGACACGCGATTCCTGTGATCGTGAGAGAGCTGCAGAACATCATACGTTGCCAAGATGCAGATACATCCAGTAGAGTTTTCGTATTGCAAGATCGACAGCCATTCCTGAACCAATTTATTGTCCGTAAAGTTGGATCGAAGTCTGCACAGAACAACAATCGACTGATGACTGAAGATACAAATCCAGAAGGTGCGAACTCACCGGTGTACGTGCCGCATGAGTTTAATAAAGACGAGCAGACCACTTACATCAAATGTATCTTGATTGCaagaaattttcatcaatGGAAGGCTTCTTTGAGCAAAGAAATAGATCCGGAATTGCTTGCTCCTAAAG ATCAAAAACAACTACAAAAATTTAACCCGTTGATATCGGATTCGAATTTTGTGCCTAGACAAAGAGTATTGTTAGCTGAAATATTGAGTGACAAT ATAACCATTTATATGTACAACTGGTCGAAGGAAAAATCGGAAAAGTTAATAAAGCAAGCGACAAATTTGGGCACGTGGCTTTCCTCCAGATCGAGTCTATTCACCAACATAATCATGCAAAAGTTGGGTATATTTCATCACAAACTCACTCGAGAAACTCAGCAGAGAGAACACGGTTCTCAATACTATCAAATCGCAGACATGGAGAATCTCGCGAAATTTCCAAGTCAGTCGACTGCCGACAGTAAAGATTGGACGCGATCGAGCAATCGGGGACAATCGATGAAGAGCAACGCGTTTTCGTGGTCTCAGATGATCGGGCAAGCGATGCGCGATGCCAAACCAAACACCGCGCATACTCACAATACGACGGATGCGATCGTAAAGGCTGCCTACGATTTACAGGATTTACGACACCGGGAGAAGAAGGTCAAAG AGGATTTGGAGAAATTGTACGCGATGTGGCAGAGCCGGACGCCTAACATACCGATATCGCTGAGCGCTTTCAACACGTTCAAGCAACATTCTCGTCTGATACACTTTTGCCACACGCCCCTTCTCTTTCTGCCCGCCTGGCGTTTGCAGTCCGCCGCTACGAGAGATCATTCATTAACGCCGCAATCGTCCCACTTGGGCTCGAACGTGCATCAAGTTACGCAGTCGAAACAAGAAGCGACGAACGCGATCATGATAAAGTGGCATCAAGAGCTGTGCAAGTCGATGCTGTCGGAATACAAGCAATACTTGCAGATCTTGGGCTTCAATCCGATTCAAGTGGAGTCGCCGAGTAAAAC AGATGAGGATGTGCAGCAGCAGTCTTATTATCTAAAGAAGTCAATGCTGGGCGGTATTTTACTGTTCGAAATTCACTTGACGCAACCGTTTTTCATCGTAAAATTGCACATCATCGAGTGCAATCGCCTGCAAACGAAGACGAGCAGCGGTATGGTGAACCAG TTTGTGCTAAGCTTCGTAGACGTTTGCGATAAGATTCAGATCAACATGCATTTACACTCGTTCACATACGACTTCCACTTGCGTTGCATTTATTCTTACATCGCCGGAACTGGACTGTGGTCCTTGCAGCAGGGGTACCACCTCACTCACTTTATGGATGACTTCATCAAGTATTACAGCAAGGCACCGAATTACGCTAGGAACCTGATATACAGCG ATGTAATAACGATACGTAACATAGCGATACCCGCGCGCACGCTCTTCTCATATTTGCTGTCACACGAGAAAGTCTACAACATGCGCGTGTTCGTGATGTCTGATGAGTTTGAGGAATTGCACGACAACGAATACGTCTTGATCAAGTTGCAAAGCACTCCCTCGATTAGTTACTTCGACGCCCAAGATACTCGATACATTGACGACTTTGACGTGGCGTTGATCGTGTCACGTATAGAACAGTCGGCGCAGACGGACAGAACCGAGATCTCTTTCAAGTATTACCTGATGCTAACGAGCAAGAGGGAATTGTATCCAAAAAGAGAGGTGGAGAACAACAAACTGGGCAAGTTTAGGACTGTATACAGCGTCAAGTCCACAACTAGTTCGTATACCGAGAGCCCGGTGGAATCCTGTCCCGTCTCGCCGATACCGCCGTTCGTGAGAGTGAATTCCAGAACGGAAATGTCGAGTGGCGATCAGCAGAAGAAGAATCTCGATACGAACGGCGCGACTAAAGACGTCGACGTTAAGACGGCGAGCCACACCCACAGCAGCTTAGCGCCAACGCCCCCGCCGGTCCCGAACTCTCCCCTAACTCAAAATTCTAATATCCCGAATATCCCGAATACGCCGAAcacatcgtcgtcgtcgtcgccgcacTTGATGCAGATTCGCCAGGAATCGGTGAACTACCTGGGCTACTACTCGTCGCACGAGCAGCTTATGCAACAAATGATCATGTCGCAGGCGCAGGCGGCTCGTCAGCACATAACCACCATGGTGGAGCGCGGCGCTCTGCAGTGCCGGACGCACTTGCTTTGGGACAAATTACTGGAGAACAAATCTTCGATGACGTATACCGAGTTCAAAGAGCTCTGCTCGCTAGCTCACGTTGAACCCCTTCCGAACTTGGATCCTAGGCTCAATTTGTTCGTTAACCAGCCTGTTTCGTGGTATCAGGCGCTGTCCAAagtgttgcaaaataaatatcaggAACATCATAAACAATTTATCACATCCGATGGGAATATCACCCATCATCTTATATTGCACCCGACTCTTCTCCAAGCATTCATGATGCTGACTATCGATTTGCATACGTCGAGAGGA GATTTATGTGCCGTTTACCGCAAATCCACCGAAATCAACATGCCGATCAACATGGATGACATTTACACTTTAGTTGAAGGTTTCGTAAATGCTTGCTGCTTCCACTTGTGGATGGGTCTTTGCAGCCAGTGA